A region of Rhodamnia argentea isolate NSW1041297 chromosome 9, ASM2092103v1, whole genome shotgun sequence DNA encodes the following proteins:
- the LOC115744379 gene encoding type III polyketide synthase A-like produces the protein MSKVNANGSAKSRPALTKRSPTPGKATILAIGKAFPSQVIPQECLVEGFIRDTKCEDASIKEKLERLCKTTTVKTRYTVMSKEILDKYPELAREGSPTLNQRLEIANPAVTEMALQASLSCIKQWGRPLGHITHLVYVSSSELRLPGGDLHLATQLGLRSNVGRVMLYFLGCYGGVTGLRVAKDIAENNPGSRVLLTTSETTILGFRPPNNARPYDLVGAALFGDGAAAAIIGADPLPSHEESPFMELSHAAQRFLPGTHDVIDGRLSDEGIYFKLGRDLPQKIEANIEEFCKGLMAMAGLGEGFNDVFWAVHPGGPAIMNKLENTLKLRSDKLECSRKALMDYGNVSSNTIFYVIENMRDELMKREDGEEWGLALAFGPGITFEGILMRSLC, from the exons ATGTCGAAAGTCAACGCTAATGGCTCCGCCAAATCTCGTCCTGCTTTGACCAAGCGGTCTCCCACTCCAGGAAAGGCCACGATCCTCGCAATAGGCAAGGCTTTCCCCAGCCAAGTGATCCCGCAGGAATGCTTGGTGGAGGGGTTCATTCGCGACACCAAATGCGAAGACGCGTCGATCAAGGAGAAGCTCGAGCGCCTCT GTAAAACCACCACTGTGAAGACAAGATACACAGTGATGTCCAAGGAGATCCTGGACAAGTACCCTGAACTGGCCCGGGAAGGCTCTCCCACACTCAACCAAAGGCTTGAGATTGCCAACCCTGCAGTCACAGAGATGGCCCTCCAAGCCAGCCTCTCCTGCATCAAGCAATGGGGCCGGCCCCTGGGGCACATAACCCACCTTGTCTACGTCTCCTCGAGCGAGCTGCGCCTCCCCGGCGGTGACCTCCACCTTGCGACCCAGCTTGGCCTGAGGAGCAACGTTGGTCGGGTGATGCTCTACTTCCTCGGCTGCTATGGCGGTGTCACTGGCCTCCGTGTTGCCAAGGACATCGCTGAGAACAACCCTGGGAGCCGCGTCCTGCTGACCACATCCGAGACCACCATCCTCGGTTTCCGGCCCCCGAACAATGCCCGCCCCTACGACCTCGTGGGGGCCGCCCTGTTCGGGGAcggagcggcggcggcgatcatTGGGGCGGACCCCTTGCCAAGCCACGAAGAGTCTCCCTTCATGGAGCTAAGCCACGCTGCCCAGCGGTTCCTCCCGGGGACCCACGACGTGATCGACGGCCGTCTCTCAGACGAGGGCATCTACTTCAAGCTAGGACGGGACCTGCCTCAGAAAATCGAGGCCAACATCGAGGAGTTCTGCAAGGGCCTCATGGCGATGGCCGGGCTCGGCGAGGGGTTCAACGACGTGTTCTGGGCGGTCCACCCAGGCGGGCCGGCAATCATGAACAAGCTGGAGAACACGCTGAAGCTGAGGAGTGACAAATTGGAATGCAGCAGGAAGGCACTGATGGACTACGGGAATGTGAGCAGCAACACCATATTCTACGTGATTGAGAACATGAGAGATGAGTTGATGAAGAGAGAGGATGGTGAGGAGTGGGGACTTGCGCTGGCATTCGGACCTGGCATTACATTTGAAGGCATTCTCATGCGCAGCCTTTGCTAG
- the LOC115744376 gene encoding uncharacterized protein LOC115744376 isoform X3, giving the protein MMDPGRAQGGESSSPLFWNLLLGNLSILCYVSRIDEITGDSAGSSSANTDALVVSNYTGSNGISMFQSLIQRARRTVRGSAGDIGWLQRYPGLPPVEDGTEKFMKILDDIRHGIHKLPKSVVYLLVPGLFSNHGPMYFVNTKTSFSKMGLTCHIAKIHSEASVEKNAREIKEYIEEIYWGAKKRVLILGHSKGGIDSAAALSLYWPELKDKVAGLAIAQSPYGGTPVASDILREGQLGDYVSLRKLMEILICKVIKGDMRALEDLTYERRKEFLTKHELPRELPVVSFHTEAGITPAVIASLSHVAHAELPSFSAGQPAKLPVVMPLGAAMAACARLLEVRYGEKSDGLVTRRDAEVPGSVVVRPTRKLDHAWMVYSTLSDNPSEADASKVCEALLTLLVEVGEDKRQEFAAKDE; this is encoded by the exons ATGATGGACCCTGGAAGAGCTCAAGGTGGAGAATCAAGCTCGCCATTGTTC TGGAATCTACTTCTGGGGAATCTGAGCATTCTTTGCTACGTGAGCAGGA TTGATGAAATAACAGGGGATTCTGCTGGGAGTTCATCTGCAAATACAGATGCACTTGTTGTTTCAAATTACACGGGGTCCAACGGAATTTCCATGTTTCAAAG TCTTATCCAACGAGCGCGGAGGACTGTTCGTGGGTCTGCAGGTGATATAGGATGGCTTCAACGATATCCCGGATTGCCTCCTGTTGAAGATGGAACTGAaaagttcatgaaaatattagaTGACATCag ACATGGCATACACAAGTTGCCAAAATCAGTTGTTTACTTGTTGGTTCCAG GTCTTTTTAGTAACCACGGACCAATGTATTTTGTCAATACAAAGACGAGTTTCTCAAAGATGGGCCTTACTTGTCATATTGCAAAGATTCATAGCGAG GCTTCAGTTGAGAAAAATGCTAGAGAGATAAAGGAGTATATTGAGGAAATATATTGGGGTGCCAAGAAACGTGTCTTGATTCTTGGACACAGCAAAGGTGGAATAGATTCAGCAGCTGCTTTGTCATTGTACTGGCCAGAGTTGAAGGATAAGGTAGCTGGGTTGGCCATAGCACAGAGCCCGTATGGTGGTACTCCAGTAGCTTCAGACATTTTGCGGGAAGGACAACTTGGTGATTATGTTAGTTTACGGAAACTCATGGAAATTCTGATCTGTAAAGTGATCAAG GGTGACATGCGAGCTCTGGAAGACTTGACATACGAGAGGAGGAAAGAATTCTTGACTAAGCACGAATTGCCAAGAGAACTTCCGGTTGTTTCATTCCACACGGAGGCAGGCATTACGCCTGCAGTTATTGCATCTCTATCTCATGTTGCTCATGCAGAACTTCCTTCCTTCTCAGCTGGTCAGCCTGCGAAGCTTCCTGTGGTAATGCCCCTTGGAGCTGCCATGGCTGCATGTGCACGGCTCCTCGAAGTCAGGTATGGGGAGAAGAGCGATGGGCTCGTTACGCGGCGGGATGCAGAGGTTCCAGGATCTGTGGTTGTGCGGCCCACACGCAAGCTGGATCATGCCTGGATGGTTTACTCGACATTGAGTGACAACCCATCTGAGGCCGATGCATCTAAAGTGTGCGAGGCTCTTCTAACATTGCTTGTGGAAGTCGGGGAGGACAAGAGGCAGGAGTTTGCAGCCAAAGATGAATAA
- the LOC115744376 gene encoding uncharacterized protein LOC115744376 isoform X1, with translation MMDPGRAQGGESSSPLFGQNSSLGYDGLLPQLFTSMPSLNEAASYLAQTTSYITGCFSDYSVESTSGESEHSLLREQELVDFTSGRNGRQLASNLLSFSESSASHGSSSNEIDAPPAVDEITGDSAGSSSANTDALVVSNYTGSNGISMFQSLIQRARRTVRGSAGDIGWLQRYPGLPPVEDGTEKFMKILDDIRHGIHKLPKSVVYLLVPGLFSNHGPMYFVNTKTSFSKMGLTCHIAKIHSEASVEKNAREIKEYIEEIYWGAKKRVLILGHSKGGIDSAAALSLYWPELKDKVAGLAIAQSPYGGTPVASDILREGQLGDYVSLRKLMEILICKVIKGDMRALEDLTYERRKEFLTKHELPRELPVVSFHTEAGITPAVIASLSHVAHAELPSFSAGQPAKLPVVMPLGAAMAACARLLEVRYGEKSDGLVTRRDAEVPGSVVVRPTRKLDHAWMVYSTLSDNPSEADASKVCEALLTLLVEVGEDKRQEFAAKDE, from the exons ATGATGGACCCTGGAAGAGCTCAAGGTGGAGAATCAAGCTCGCCATTGTTC GGACAGAACTCTTCTCTGGGATATGATGGACTCTTACCTCAGCTTTTTACCTCTATGCCTTCATTAAATGAAGCTGCTTCTTATCTTGCACAGACAACTTCATACATAACTGGCTGCTTTTCAGATTATTCTG TGGAATCTACTTCTGGGGAATCTGAGCATTCTTTGCTACGTGAGCAGGAGTTAGTGGATTTTACTTCTGGACGAAATGGAAGACAACTTGCAAGTAATCTACTTTCTTTTAGTGAAAGTTCAGCGTCACATGGATCATCTTCTAATGAAATTGATGCCCCTCCTGCAGTTGATGAAATAACAGGGGATTCTGCTGGGAGTTCATCTGCAAATACAGATGCACTTGTTGTTTCAAATTACACGGGGTCCAACGGAATTTCCATGTTTCAAAG TCTTATCCAACGAGCGCGGAGGACTGTTCGTGGGTCTGCAGGTGATATAGGATGGCTTCAACGATATCCCGGATTGCCTCCTGTTGAAGATGGAACTGAaaagttcatgaaaatattagaTGACATCag ACATGGCATACACAAGTTGCCAAAATCAGTTGTTTACTTGTTGGTTCCAG GTCTTTTTAGTAACCACGGACCAATGTATTTTGTCAATACAAAGACGAGTTTCTCAAAGATGGGCCTTACTTGTCATATTGCAAAGATTCATAGCGAG GCTTCAGTTGAGAAAAATGCTAGAGAGATAAAGGAGTATATTGAGGAAATATATTGGGGTGCCAAGAAACGTGTCTTGATTCTTGGACACAGCAAAGGTGGAATAGATTCAGCAGCTGCTTTGTCATTGTACTGGCCAGAGTTGAAGGATAAGGTAGCTGGGTTGGCCATAGCACAGAGCCCGTATGGTGGTACTCCAGTAGCTTCAGACATTTTGCGGGAAGGACAACTTGGTGATTATGTTAGTTTACGGAAACTCATGGAAATTCTGATCTGTAAAGTGATCAAG GGTGACATGCGAGCTCTGGAAGACTTGACATACGAGAGGAGGAAAGAATTCTTGACTAAGCACGAATTGCCAAGAGAACTTCCGGTTGTTTCATTCCACACGGAGGCAGGCATTACGCCTGCAGTTATTGCATCTCTATCTCATGTTGCTCATGCAGAACTTCCTTCCTTCTCAGCTGGTCAGCCTGCGAAGCTTCCTGTGGTAATGCCCCTTGGAGCTGCCATGGCTGCATGTGCACGGCTCCTCGAAGTCAGGTATGGGGAGAAGAGCGATGGGCTCGTTACGCGGCGGGATGCAGAGGTTCCAGGATCTGTGGTTGTGCGGCCCACACGCAAGCTGGATCATGCCTGGATGGTTTACTCGACATTGAGTGACAACCCATCTGAGGCCGATGCATCTAAAGTGTGCGAGGCTCTTCTAACATTGCTTGTGGAAGTCGGGGAGGACAAGAGGCAGGAGTTTGCAGCCAAAGATGAATAA
- the LOC115744353 gene encoding nuclear pore complex protein NUP62-like, which produces MSGFSFGSSAGSSFAFALTSPASLSPFAASSNPSFSPAPAPFGFAPSSSSSSASSAPAFFSGFGSASAPTLFGTPSSAASGGSSPLGMVQPAASSGLAPFVSSSPSPLFSSSASSATSLFRMPFPSSSASSGSSLFATPQSSASSGSSLFGAATSGLPLFGTSLSTSSTLFGAASTSSSTLTATAAPPLFGTPSSSVAASGASLFGGTASAASSGSPSFGTGLSTASPLFGITATSASPSLAAPATAATTTATLFGGSSSASATTPSLSNMFSPSSAATSSPFSASTRFSFAKPTSSSSSPSLTPTETSTTTPTFSFLPSSSSSQSSFSVVSSAPLSTTPSAKPTSFSFAPSAAPLLSTVTTTTNASTPFSDVELADLDAVNEILRVTKPRCEESLPSCSESSDPSTPVAVDEDKAKWEELYQLTKGGYSQIASNSALEDRIKDLLAELSSAKDGFTKTPEFQHECEEFATYFVYGTEVYRRNCDKIESSAAVEENFNKLEGRLTAGKETLRERRSSYQAAVDRKAELTEEKGRLEALLADVQRQIESNQLEIQREGISMQQQLREVVATMQDYDRQQAEVGRHLSVRRECVATNRALDEHLSNFRRNVRSHLLRNH; this is translated from the exons ATGTCGGGTTTCTCGTTCGGATCCTCCGCTGGGTCCTCCTTCGCCTTCGCCCTCACCTCCCCcgcttctctctcccccttcgcCGCCTCCTCCAACCCTAGCTTCTCCCCGGCTCCCGCTCCCTTCGGCTTCgctccctcctcttcctcttcgtcggCGTCCTCTGCTCCTGCATTCTTCTCCGGATTTGGCTCCGCTTCGGCGCCGACGCTCTTCGGTACGCCGTCGTCGGCCGCGTCCGGAGGATCGTCGCCTTTAGGGATGGTTCAGCCTGCGGCGAGCTCCGGTCTGGCGCCGTTCGTGTCCAGTTCTCCTTCGCCATTGTTTAGCTCGTCGGCGAGCTCCGCTACTTCTCTGTTCCGTatgccttttccttcttccagtGCGAGCTCAGGTTCGTCCTTGTTTGCGACGCCTCAATCCTCGGCGAGTTCTGGCTCGTCCTTGTTTGGAGCGGCCACTTCTGGTTTGCCTCTGTTCGGGACGTCCTTGAGTACTAGCTCGACACTGTTTGGTGCGGCGTCAACGTCGTCATCGACTTTGACTGCGACCGCCGCTCCGCCTTTGTTTGGGACGCCGTCGTCTTCCGTCGCTGCTTCTGGAGCCTCCTTGTTTGGAGGAACCGCTTCAGCGGCAAGTTCTGGTTCGCCTTCGTTTGGGACAGGTCTGTCCACGGCTTCTCCCCTGTTTGGCATAACTGCGACCTCCGCGAGTCCGAGTTTGGCCGCCCCCGCCACTGCCGCCACCACCACAGCTACGTTGTTCGGAGGTTCTTCATCAGCTTCAGCGACTACTCCTTCACTTTCTAACATGTTTTCACCTAGTTCAGCCGCAACGTCATCTCCTTTTTCTGCTTCTACGAGGTTTTCCTTTGCCAAACCCACCTCCAGCTCTAGTTCGCCTTCTTTAACACCCACTGAAACATCCACAACAACCCCTACCTTCTCATTTTTACCATCTTCCTCATCTTCGCAGTCCTCTTTCAGTGTTGTGTCGTCAGCCCCGCTCTCGACTACACCTTCCGCGAAGCCTacgtccttttcttttgccccaTCTGCGGCGCCATTGCTTTCTACTGTCACCACTACCACTAATGCATCGACTCCATTCTCAG ATGTCGAGTTGGCTGATCTAGACGCAGTCAACGAAATCCTGAGAGTAACAAAACCAAGATGTGAAGAGTCCCTCCCATCTTGTTCTGAGTCTTCTGACCCATCAACACCTGTGGCTGTCGATGAAGATAAGGCTAAATGGGAGGAGTTATACCAACTCACAAAAGGAGGATACTCCCAGATTGCTTCTAACTCAGCCCTCGAAGACAGAATAAAAGATCTGCTTGCTGAGTTGAGCTCTGCCAAAGATGGCTTCACCAAGACTCCTGAATTTCAGCATGAATGTGAAGAGTTTGCCACATATTTTGTGTATGGCACTGAAGTCTATAGAAGGAACTGCGACAAGATTGAGTCGTCGGCAGCCGTTGAAGAAAATTTCAACAAACTGGAAGGCCGGCTGACTGCAGGAAAGGAAACTTTGAGAGAACGTCGCAGTTCTTATCAGGCTGCCGTTGACAGGAAGGCTGAGCTTACGGAGGAGAAAGGAAGACTCGAAGCACTTCTTGCTGATGTTCAACGCCAGATAGAATCGAACCAACTTGAAATTCAGCGTGAAGGGATTTCTATGCAGCAACAGCTTCGGGAGGTCGTTGCAACCATGCAGGACTATGATCGACAACAAGCGGAAGTTGGCAGGCATTTATCCGTCAGAAGAGAATGTGTCGCAACTAACAGGGCATTGGATGAACACCTTTCGAATTTCAGGAGAAATGTCAGAAGCCACTTGCTCCGGAATCATTGA
- the LOC115744381 gene encoding Werner Syndrome-like exonuclease — translation MFSLHEIAFHGDRIDTCVTDDPSVVTRWIVDVQRAHLLWLNRLVVGLDIEWRPNLEPGVVHPVAILQLCVGRSCLVFQILHAEYVPGSLHAFLANLYFTFVGVGIEDDAAKLSRDFGLAVARTVDLRTLAMRKWRNPSFGYMGLKKLVKVILRKDLEKPKEITLSQWDDKALTARQVEYACLDAFVTFELGMVLQAWSVGRARVGWCAGANRVVVPSMIYPIMIRQVGS, via the coding sequence ATGTTCTCTCTTCACGAGATCGCCTTCCACGGCGATCGAATCGACACCTGCGTCACCGACGACCCGTCTGTCGTCACCCGCTGGATCGTCGACGTCCAGCGCGCCCACCTGCTCTGGCTGAACCGGCTCGTCGTCGGGCTCGACATCGAGTGGCGCCCGAACCTCGAGCCCGGCGTCGTCCACCCCGTGGCTATCCTGCAGCTGTGCGTCGGCCGAAGTTGCCTCGTGTTCCAAATCCTCCACGCCGAGTACGTCCCCGGGTCGCTCCACGCGTTTCTCGCCAACCTTTACTTCACGTTCGTCGGCGTCGGCATCGAGGACGATGCGGCGAAGCTGAGCCGCGACTTCGGGCTCGCCGTGGCGCGCACGGTTGATCTCCGGACACTGGCGATGAGAAAGTGGCGGAACCCGTCTTTTGGATATATGGGGTTGAAGAAACTGGTTAAAGTCATACTGCGCAAGGACCTCGAGAAGCCCAAGGAGATCACGCTGAGCCAATGGGACGACAAGGCTTTGACGGCTCGTCAGGTCGAGTACGCATGTCTCGACGCGTTCGTCACGTTCGAGCTCGGAATGGTTTTGCAAGCATGGTCAGTGGGTCGAGCTCGGGTCGGTTGGTGCGCCGGGGCGAACCGCGTGGTCGTGCCCAGTATGATTTACCCTATTATGATTCGTCAAGTTGGTTCATGA
- the LOC115744373 gene encoding probable helicase CHR10 isoform X3: MMYDHVKQHHSSTDAMSLPFDVLLTTYDIALMDQEFLSQVPWQYAIVDEAQRLKNPSSVLYHVLMDQYIIPRRLLMTGTPIQNNLSELWSLMHFCMPLVFGTLEEFLSTFKEAADPSSVHDETEVRKQVRSLRRILRAFMLRRTKSKLIEGGTLVLPPLTEITVMAPMVDLQKKLYLSILKKELPKLLALSCGASSTQSLQNIVMQLRKACSHPYLFPGIEPEPYEEGEHLVEASGKLIILDQLLRKLHTSGHRVLLFAQMTHTLDILQDYLELRRFSYERLDGSIRAQERFAAIRSFSQQSVKDDWNSGPNQNGAFVFMISTRAGGLGLNLVAADTVIFFEQDWNPQVDKQALQRAHRIGQISHVLSINLVTARTVEEVIMRRARRKMLLSQNVIGDGSTEKGDESEGVETGDFHSIIYGLQMFDPTEINEKSGEAKLSEVNAVVEKIIAMRHELGKDERKFEIDPANVSDAHELIAERSSASVAFDPGFDESSYLSWVEKFKDASQASIEQTEHLEPRRALEDRRLKIEDAKKKAEEKKLLKWESLGYTSSSVNEPIFPTDRDISSDLGSLHFVYGDCTQPSKVCPSENTIIFSCIDNSGKWGHGGMFDALAKLSSDIPAAYERAAEFGDLHLGDLHLIQIDGCTADHKHEQNVCDDHTKWVALAVVQLYNPRRKVPRSNISLPDVERCLSKASYAAAQNSASIHMPRVGYQDGSDRSEWYTVERLLRKYATIFGIKIFVYYYRRQS; the protein is encoded by the exons ATGATGTATGATCATGTGAAACAGCATCATTCATCAACTGAT GCTATGTCTCTACCATTTGATGTACTATTGACAACATATGACATTGCATTGATGGATCAGGAGTTTCTTTCCCAAGTACCCTGGCAATATGCTATAGTTGATGAGGCTCAGCGTCTTAAGAATCCTTCAAGT GTACTCTATCACGTCCTCATGGACCAATATATTATTCCAAGGCGATTATTGATGACTGGCACTCCCATTCAGAACAACCTCTCTGAACTATGGTCATTGATGCATTTTTGTATGCCTTTAGTCTTTGGTACGTTGGAGGAGTTTCTTTCGACATTCAAGGAGGCTGCAGATCCTTCATCAG TTCATGATGAAACCGAGGTCAGGAAGCAGGTCAGAAGTTTGAGACGTATTTTGAGAGCATTTATGCTACGCCGAACTAAATCTAAACTTATCGAGGGTGGGACATTGGTGCTGCCTCCTCTTACTGAGATAACAGT AATGGCTCCGATGGTTGACTTGCAAAAAAAGTTGTACCTGTCAATATTGAAGAAAGAGCTTCCAAAACTCCTTGCACTCTCTTGTGGAGCTTCCAGTACTCAATCCTTACAGAATATT GTAATGCAGTTGCGAAAAGCCTGCAGCCACCCGTACCTATTCCCAGGTATTGAACCTGAACCATATGAAGAAGGTGAACATCTGGTTGAG GCTAGTGGCAAACTGATAATATTGGATCAACTTCTCCGCAAGCTACATACCTCTGGTCACCGTGTTCTTCTTTTTGCCCAGATGACCCACACGCTTGACATTCTACAG GATTATCTGGAGCTACGGAGATTTTCTTATGAGCGTCTTGATGGATCAATTCGGGCTCAAGAACGTTTTGCTGCAATTAGAAGCTTTAGCCAACAATCGGTAAAAGACGATTGGAATTCTGGACCTAATCAAAATGGTGCATTTGTTTTCATGATATCTACAAGAGCTGGTGGACTTGGTTTAAATCTGGTAGCTGCTGATACG gtTATATTTTTCGAGCAAGATTGGAACCCCCAGGTAGACAAGCAGGCTCTGCAGCGTGCTCACCGGATAGGTCAAATAAGTCATGTGTTATCCATAAACTTGGTCACGGCACGTACAGTTGAGGAG GTTATTATGAGGAGAGCACGGAGAAAAATGCTCCTCAGCCAAAATGTCATAGGAGATGGTTCTACAGAGAAAGGAGATGAAAGTGAAGGTGTTGAAACCGGTGATTTTCACTCCATCATATATGGGCTGCAAATGTTTGATCCTACCGAGATTAATGAAAAGTCGGGTGAAGCGAAGCTGTCAGAAGTGAATGCTGTGGTTGAAAAGATAATCGCAATGCGCCATGAATTGGGCAAGGATGAGAGGAAATTTGAGATTGATCCTGCCAATGTATCAGACGCCCACGAACTTATTGCGGAAAGAAGTTCTGCTTCTGTTGCTTTTGACCCTGGTTTTGATGAGTCTTCTTATCTTTCATGggttgaaaaatttaaggatgcaTCACAGGCTAGTATTGAACAGACTGAGCATTTGGAGCCCAGGAGGGCCTTAGAGGACAGGCGTTTAAAAATCGAGGATGCAAAGAAGAAGGCAGAGGAAAAAAAGTTGTTAAAGTGGGAATCCCTTGGATATACTTCATCATCTGTCAATGAACCTATTTTTCCAACCGACCGCGACATATCATCGGATTTGGGTTCTCTCCATTTTGTTTATGGGGATTGCACACAACCATCTAAAGTTTGTCCTTCTGAAAATACCATCATATTCAG TTGCATCGACAACTCTGGGAAATGGGGCCATGGGGGGATGTTTGATGCATTGGCAAAACTTTCTTCAGATATTCCTGCCGCATATGAACGTGCTGCCGAATTTGGGGACTTGCATCTTGGTGATCTTCATCTCATACAGATTGATG GGTGCACCGCAGACCACAAACACGAGCAGAATGTGTGCGATGATCATACTAAATGGGTGGCTTTAGCTGTTGTACAATTGTACAACCCAAGGCGTAAGGTTCCCCGAAGCAACATCTCTTTGCCTGACGTGGAACGTTGCCTCTCAAAGGCATCCTATGCAGCTGCTCAGAATTCTG CTTCAATTCACATGCCGCGTGTTGGCTATCAAGATGGATCAGATCGCTCTGAATGGTACACCGTGGAACGCCTTCTTCGGAAATATGCCACCATCTTTGGCATAAAGATATTTGT GTACTATTATCGACGTCAGTCATGA
- the LOC115744376 gene encoding uncharacterized protein LOC115744376 isoform X2 yields MMDPGRAQGGESSSPLFGQNSSLGYDGLLPQLFTSMPSLNEAASYLAQTTSYITGCFSDYSVESTSGESEHSLLREQELVDFTSGRNGRQLVDEITGDSAGSSSANTDALVVSNYTGSNGISMFQSLIQRARRTVRGSAGDIGWLQRYPGLPPVEDGTEKFMKILDDIRHGIHKLPKSVVYLLVPGLFSNHGPMYFVNTKTSFSKMGLTCHIAKIHSEASVEKNAREIKEYIEEIYWGAKKRVLILGHSKGGIDSAAALSLYWPELKDKVAGLAIAQSPYGGTPVASDILREGQLGDYVSLRKLMEILICKVIKGDMRALEDLTYERRKEFLTKHELPRELPVVSFHTEAGITPAVIASLSHVAHAELPSFSAGQPAKLPVVMPLGAAMAACARLLEVRYGEKSDGLVTRRDAEVPGSVVVRPTRKLDHAWMVYSTLSDNPSEADASKVCEALLTLLVEVGEDKRQEFAAKDE; encoded by the exons ATGATGGACCCTGGAAGAGCTCAAGGTGGAGAATCAAGCTCGCCATTGTTC GGACAGAACTCTTCTCTGGGATATGATGGACTCTTACCTCAGCTTTTTACCTCTATGCCTTCATTAAATGAAGCTGCTTCTTATCTTGCACAGACAACTTCATACATAACTGGCTGCTTTTCAGATTATTCTG TGGAATCTACTTCTGGGGAATCTGAGCATTCTTTGCTACGTGAGCAGGAGTTAGTGGATTTTACTTCTGGACGAAATGGAAGACAACTT GTTGATGAAATAACAGGGGATTCTGCTGGGAGTTCATCTGCAAATACAGATGCACTTGTTGTTTCAAATTACACGGGGTCCAACGGAATTTCCATGTTTCAAAG TCTTATCCAACGAGCGCGGAGGACTGTTCGTGGGTCTGCAGGTGATATAGGATGGCTTCAACGATATCCCGGATTGCCTCCTGTTGAAGATGGAACTGAaaagttcatgaaaatattagaTGACATCag ACATGGCATACACAAGTTGCCAAAATCAGTTGTTTACTTGTTGGTTCCAG GTCTTTTTAGTAACCACGGACCAATGTATTTTGTCAATACAAAGACGAGTTTCTCAAAGATGGGCCTTACTTGTCATATTGCAAAGATTCATAGCGAG GCTTCAGTTGAGAAAAATGCTAGAGAGATAAAGGAGTATATTGAGGAAATATATTGGGGTGCCAAGAAACGTGTCTTGATTCTTGGACACAGCAAAGGTGGAATAGATTCAGCAGCTGCTTTGTCATTGTACTGGCCAGAGTTGAAGGATAAGGTAGCTGGGTTGGCCATAGCACAGAGCCCGTATGGTGGTACTCCAGTAGCTTCAGACATTTTGCGGGAAGGACAACTTGGTGATTATGTTAGTTTACGGAAACTCATGGAAATTCTGATCTGTAAAGTGATCAAG GGTGACATGCGAGCTCTGGAAGACTTGACATACGAGAGGAGGAAAGAATTCTTGACTAAGCACGAATTGCCAAGAGAACTTCCGGTTGTTTCATTCCACACGGAGGCAGGCATTACGCCTGCAGTTATTGCATCTCTATCTCATGTTGCTCATGCAGAACTTCCTTCCTTCTCAGCTGGTCAGCCTGCGAAGCTTCCTGTGGTAATGCCCCTTGGAGCTGCCATGGCTGCATGTGCACGGCTCCTCGAAGTCAGGTATGGGGAGAAGAGCGATGGGCTCGTTACGCGGCGGGATGCAGAGGTTCCAGGATCTGTGGTTGTGCGGCCCACACGCAAGCTGGATCATGCCTGGATGGTTTACTCGACATTGAGTGACAACCCATCTGAGGCCGATGCATCTAAAGTGTGCGAGGCTCTTCTAACATTGCTTGTGGAAGTCGGGGAGGACAAGAGGCAGGAGTTTGCAGCCAAAGATGAATAA